GGCTGCTTCCAGCTTGCTCTATATCTGAGTTGAATAACTTGAATGAAGTGTAACTACGCGGGATGCAATAATGAAGACTGTAGAGAAGGGATGTTATACTTTGCGACATGACTTATTTGAAGATTGCATATACTGACATAAAAACACAGAATAATTTGAAGTCTAAGATGAAAAGCTTATATGCGAGATGGCACTCAGTCCCCAGTAGGAGAAATCCCAGAATATACGGACATAATGTACAACGGTAGCGATTTACTCTACTTTATTTATGATAACTAACCACTAACCTTTTCGGTGATCCTCTCGATCTCGGCCCTAATTTCCTTCAAAGCACTTTGCAAGgcctttccatcttcatacTTTCGTTGAGCAGTCGCATCAGCAATATATGATCTGAACAAGAGAATTAACCAAATTATTGCAAAGAAATCGATGCCATAACTCACTCCAATTGAGCTTCCTGCTCCAAGAGCGGCTGTAGCATGATCGCAACGTCCTCCACTACATCACTTCCGGCATCACTCGCCattccctctttctccaacTGGCCCAAAGTTGTCTCACTGATGACCagtcccttcttcttcgcctctgCCGATCGTTTCTGCAACGATTGTATAGCCTGTAATTTAACCATCTCCTTTGTCATAAATACGGCAGCGCTCCTAGCAATCGCGCTCTGTACAGAAGCTTGCGAACCATTTTCTTGACATGGAAGGCCATTTATCCTTTTAGAGAGTTGTTCATACTGAGTGAATAGAGCGATGAGTTGTCGATGTAGGATGAGAAGCTCGTCGGGTGGTTCGATAGGGTCTGCGGATGAGACAAGCTCAGAAAGCTGCTCTTCGAAATCAGCTGTGAGATTCTCGATCTCTATTTGAAGAGTGCGCAGTGCTTGATAGAGACGAGCAAAACCTGTGACTCGCTGCCGGTCTTGCATCTTTTGCTTCCGTCTGAGGTGCCTATTAGTTGTTGTGGAGTGCACGACTACATGGACAACTTACGAGACCACGGCCCAGCACTCCCTGCAAACCCTCATACCCTTGACTTGTACCTCTTTTGGCTGCTGGGGCAGAGGTATATTCCGCGTAGAAGCGTCGTCGCTGTTAACAGCGCCGATTCTATCTTCAGGCTGACTTCTCCGCCTTCTTTGAATTGCCTGGCCTTCTCCGGatccctctccatcctccatcctcatccatcccacaaaaccttcctccacttcttctccccgtCCAGTTTTCCAATCAGCTACCAGCAGCAGAGAACATTTTTCACGTCGCGTACCAGATGGCAGGCCAGCTTGTGTCTGAGTAGACGTTGCACTCGGATCTGCAGGGGCGAACAGCTGTATTTGTACTGCCAGAAGTGCTGGGGGGGTTGGGGGAAGGGAGCAGACTATGCGACCGCAAAGGCGGCAATGATGCTTGCGATTAgataaggagaaggaggatcTATACATTGAGTCAGCTAGGCCGCCAATGCTTACAAATATGTCGACCTACGCGCATATCCGACATTTCCGCACCTCTgaatcatcttcccacTTCACTATAGCCTGTTCGGCCGCTAGCATAGCTTAAGCTTCACCCAGCTGATCCACCAGGAGAAAACTCACCTCGTTTTCGCccttcatcacctccaGGACCTGAGCCAGCTTTGAAACCCTTAAAGATGTCCTTTGGCTTCATTGCGTCAAGGGCACCCTCGATCGAGAGAAGAGACCGTCGTCTATCCTGACCCAATGAGGATAATGAAAaatttgaggatgatgatctgGCCAATGTCGGAGCTGCTGGTTGAGATACAGTTGGGTTGAAATGTAAATCGACAAGCTACGATTGTTTCTTTTATAAGCATCCTTGTGGAAGTTGGGCGAAACCATCCATACCTTAGCCCAACGTCTACTCAATCGACCTTCCTCAATTTCCCTGTCAGCTTCCACTGCTCTCCTGGCTTCCATATACTCTTCTGTTCTATCACGCCTGACTCCTTGTGGTTGAAATCCGACTTTATAAGGTATCCCTGCATTTCTCATGTAAGGCCCCGCTGATATTCCTGTCATGGAGCTAGACTTTGACATTGAGGATGATTTTCTGCTCATTCCATGCGACCCATTAGCAAACGTGAATGGACGGTGATTTGAGTGGCTGGACGAGGTTCGTCGGTGCGTTGGGGAATTAGGACCGAGATGCGATGGCCCATGAATACTGGAACGATGGTTAGCAGAAGGTAGCGAGGTTGTGCTTCCTGAATGAAGTGTAGCAGGTCTCTGTTGATGAACCGCACTAGGTCCAGACGAGATAGTCGGTGTCGAGTTGGTCGTGGCTGAGTGACCAAGCCTTGCTAGATTCGCCGGAGGCAGTATCTTCCGACTACCATTTGATACCAAAGACTCTTGCTGTGTCACCCCAAATTGCGGGGTAGACTGAGTATGGGTGGGTCCAGGAGGAGATGTGGACACGTGAAATCTCCCTTCGGGGCTAGTAGCTGGGGAGACAGAACTGGAGGTCGACGGACCTAGGAAGCTTAATGATCGGTGGGCATCTCTATCCTTCTCGTGCCTGGCGTTGAGACCACTGGATACCGTACTGGCCACGCTCGCTACACCATTCAGCCCGTTGATAAGAaactctcttcctctaccttCACCTCGAGGTGCCCAATTGGAAAGCCACTGGTGCGCCTTGTCCGCTGCTTGGGTAATATCAAATGCTGCAGCATTATTTGCCTGATTGGATGATGTAGAGGATGCTGAACGGGTGCgctgaggtggaggaggcatAAGGTTGGGTGATGGAGTTGGCACGGGGGATGTGGAGGTATTCGACGCCGAGGAGGACGGTCGTTGTGGTGGTGCTGAAGGCCTGGAGCCACCGAAGGAGCCGAAGCGGCGTCCAGGGAGTTCTGGTTGCTGGGGTGGGGTGGTCATTGTGGGCTTTTCATGGCTTCTGGGacgggagagagagaaagaagaaatatAAATGGTCGATGGATGGAATTCCTCGCCATCATGACACGCCGACTGCTTCTTGCCAGCCGGGGAAAGGTACATTTACGTAACACATCATGGCGCAAACCAAAGACGCAAAGAGGCCGGCGGGGACTTTTTTGCCGTTCAGATATTTGCGCTCGTTCTTAGTTTTTACccctcaacaacaactgGAGCCGGTCCTGAGTATACGAGTAAGTCATTCAGAGTACTTCCATGTCTCTCTATTATCAGCTACTGAATCCCACTTCGGAAACCAAAGGGACGCTAGACAACCTCAACGcaatcctcatcttcatatGACTATCCTTCGCCCCTTGGACCACAACACAAGCATACCGACGAGACCAAGCGAGCTGTGTTTATGgacccttcttccctcggGTAACGAATCAGGCAGTGCCCAGCGAACAGAGATAAGGATATACTTACAGGCACCTTagtggatgaggaaagaagtCGCGAACGTCTCCGATATCGGTCTCGAAAAAGCCTAGCGGATGACTGATTTTTATACGAATCCCGGGCTGTTACCTAGCCAGTCTGTCTCGATATCAGGGAGGCCGAAGATGTCTTCAGCCTCTGGCCCCTGCCTGTCTGCTTACCAACTTAATGATTAGTAGATTTAGTCTATATATCACTGGTAAGGACGCTGACGAACAATAGAGAAGTATCCTCACACGATTGCATATCGTATTGTAGATATGCATCTGACTTGGAAGACCGTCTTTGCCCGCCCCAAACAACGTCAATCTCTATATATGATGACAGGACGAGGAGGGCCGGTGATGGAATATCTTTCCAGGACGGGCTCATTTTAACGTTCCATTGTCTGTTATTCTTCCACCACAACATCATGAACGTCGGCGTGAGGGATTTGCACGGTGGAATGGCAACTGGAAAGCCATAAGTAATTCAAAATGGTGatagaaggaagagaataAACCAAAAGTTCATGTCTTAGTCAGCTTTCTATTGACCTTTATCTCATTCTCAAACAAGAGGTCATGATCGCCGCGGCAACTTTGACCGAAACCGACCCGATATCCCATGACCGTTCGCCTCCCCTATCCGACCAAATTCGCTGTCCCTGTCTCATCTGTTTGCTTTGCAAATTTATCACTCAGTCAAGGATCGAAGTAAAAGAGAATCCAGCGACGCAGTCAACGAGCTGGGCATTGCAACCGCTATCTCACTTTTGCGACACGATTGTCAAGAAATACCATTCATCCCTTATACAGGCTGTCCCAACCCTCTCCACACCTCGATGCGATCGTCCTCGTACATCGTACACGGCTGTGGCAAACAGTTCATAACCAGCAGAGTATACAGATAGTGGAATCCACATCCATCAGGGTCACTGATCTGCATGCACTTTTGACCTTCTTCTAGCAGGTAAAGGGTGACGTATGGGCATTGTGGAGGGGAAGTTTCctcttgaagatggagtGGGATGAGTGATGTAAGAAGAAGCTACTTTGAGAAGAACACGGGAAGAAGCGTACCTGCGAAAAAGCGTTGTATACAAGCTACAACTTGGCTGAAATCCTCGTGGCTGTTGAGGCGTTCGAtgccttctccaacatAGCGTACGTTCTACATCATAAAATCAGCTTCATAAACAGATGGCAGTGGCAAACCTAGGTAGCTACAACTCACGTCGATGTACCCATCATTTGGATCAGGGATATAGGGTCCGTATAGATCGGCCATGCAAATGATCTGGTGGCTATGATAGATATCGTTCGCACGAAGGCGGCCAGCGATGAGATGATGTCCAAAAAGGCGCAATATACAGTGAACGGACGGTAATAAAGACTGAATGCTTGATCTGGGGGTTGCTGCATTCTCTGCGATGTATAGCTTTATGTATAACGGCAGCGGTTCCAGAGGATCACATTTGATGAGTTCATATCTCCCCAAATTGAtagaaggatgaggaggattgAGGCTGCTCATTCATTTAACTGACTTATCCTTTTGAATCTTTCATCTCGTAGAACAGTCCCCATCATTCCtcgttccttcttccttcttacGCTCTGTGTTTTCAGAACATGAATTCTAGAACTCGAGCGATCGGTTGATGTAAAGTCAGCcactttcatcatctcaatCATTATTCAAGCAGCCACATGCCGGACACTTTGCACCTTACACCTACATATCAAAGCTTACGTGTTTGGGCAACTATATTATTTATTCTCTCGCCGTTAATGGCGATTGCGCAGATGACTGCACAAAACCTAACATCGCCTTTTAATATTATTACTGGCATGTCTCGGAAGGTGAGTTGGGAACCCCCGGATGTCGGCAGATAATAAGGtgtggtggaagaaaaagaaagaagagactcGCGAGAAGATAGCACGTACCCTCGAGATGGAAGGATTATATCGCGAGTCGCAAAGTTGGgaccatgatgatgaggtaCCAGGGCTTGTTGCTTTTCCATTCTTGTCTCTGCCGTATGTCTATCTTCcatgttgttgctgttaCTAGCTGAGCTGCCGTGTTCCGTTTCTCTCGGAATTACCATTTAAGGATCAGCATCAGGACGTAAAACCACTGCTGCGCTCAGACCATCGGCCATAATGATGCTGTTTCGGAAGTGAGGCCTGCCGAGCATCAGCATCTTGTATGGACATGATGGCATCTGAAGCCCAGCGCCCAGGATTGTTACAATTGGTTGTCGACAAAGTTGTCGGTCATCTGCTAAATGCAGCTGCACAACACAGAGTTCCCCTTTTGTTCGACCGTGACTGTGACAAGCTGAAAACTTCAAACCTAAAGTAAGTGACCACCGTTGTATAGAAGTGCATTACGAAGAGACTGAGAACGCCGAAATGTCAAAATGTTCTTCCATGTGGCAACAGTGTCTATCCGCACAATGTGCAtggtttttgttgtttATAGCTAACTCCAATTCAGCCTTACACCAGACCCCTCGATCCCTTAGAGAAGCCTGTTGATCAAAGCCTTGGTGACGTCAGTGGTGGTAGCGTTACCTGCAAGAAACCATCCATATCAGTAACACATTCTTCGACATAATGCTGGTTGAAAGAACTAACCGCCAATGTCAGCAGTCCTGATCTTGCCCTCCTTGACGAGGTCGTAAGTGGCACCGGCGATGAGGTTAGCCTGGCTCTCGAGACCGAGGTGTCGGAGCATCATAGTAGCAGAGAGCATGAGCGCGATAGGGTTGGCCTTGTTGGTGCCCATGATGTCCTTACCGACGTGTCGGCATCCAGGCTCGAAGAGGGCGTATTCCTATGAGTAGAAAAAAAGTTAGCATGCCAATAGACCGCTTCGGAAAGGGGACGTACTCGGCCAAAGTTGCAACCAGGGGTGATACCGGGACCACCGACGAGGGCGGAACCTATGTTTGTGGAGATGGCACCGTACAAGTTGGGCTGCCAATGAGGTCAGCACTGCCATCTTTATAAGCTTTACAAGTCAAAATACCCACCATAACCATAACATCGAATTGCTGAGGCTTAGAGACAAGCTGCATAGCAGTGTTGTCGACAATCATAGACTCAAACTTGATACCGGTGTGGCCATACTCCTGCTCGGCGACTCGCTTGCAGGTGTTGAGGAAAAGACCGTCACCGAGCTTCATAATGTTAGCCTTGTGGACACAGGTGACCTTCTACTCGTTTCACAGGTGTCAGCCAAGTTAGCAAAACAGTATAGTGGAAATACGAACCTTCCTGTTGTTCTTAAGAGCAAAGTCAAAGGCGAACCTAGCGATTCGCTCGGCCTTGGCCCTGGTAGAGACCTTCAAGGACTCAACGACACCGGGGAAAGACTGGTGCTCAAGACCAGAGTACTCGCCCTCAGTGTTCTCACGGATAATAGCAAAGTCGACGTTAGAATGTCGAGTAGCCAAGCCGGGCAGAGATTTGCAGACAACGACAGAAGCGTAGATATCGAGTTGTTGTCGCATAGCGACGTTCCAGGAGTTGTGACCGCTCTGGTCGACGGGGGTGTAAAGAATACCTTTTTTGTTTGGTCAACGTAGGCTGCACGAGCTGAATATGGGATATACATACCCTTCAATCCAACcttgttcctcttcaagctgTCCATGGCCTCCTGGAAGAGAGCCTCACCGCCAGTGGTCTCACCAGAGACATTGTACTGCTCCCATTGAACGGGCACCTTGAGGGCGTCGAAGACCTCCTTGACAGAGTCGGCAACTTCCTGACCGATACCATCACCGGGGATGAGGGTGACAGTGTACTTGCCGCCAAACTTGGAAGGCAGCTGAAGGATGGCGTGTTAGCATTTGGTCTGTTTATCAGATTTGAGGTTGCACGCGTAGCCAGGCTTTGGAAGGCCGAACAATGCCGACGCCGAATGTTGTTAAGAAGCAactcaccctcttctcgtCGACAAGGGTGGCCATGGTTCGGGCGACAGGAACACGCTATGGTGGTGGGAGACAGGTCATGGCGGGAGGGACACAAGTGGGAGACATAGAGACATTGTCAGCACTGTTTATCGGGCTGAATGGCGCCCAGTGAAAGTGGTACGTCGTTGTGGTTAGCTTACCTTGGCGGAAGCGTTCCTCAGAGAGCCGGCAACAGAAGACCTGATAGAGTTGGCGAGCATTGTGTtatattattatttttGCTAAGTGTAAAGCTGGAGAGATATGCAAGGAAACAAAAGAAATGTCGTatgctgctgctcttgCTGGTCGTTTTTGCTCCTTGGAACGTACGTCAGGGACAATCGCCAAAGGACCCACGGTGCAACTCGGCCGATTACCGCCGACACGGATTAGATCGTGCCTGGACTCAATAACAACTTTTTCTAATCACTACTTCAACTTTTGTACCCAGCATACAGAAACAAACATTATGCTCATAAGAGCACCCAGCTATATATTCAACTCAAAAACCCGCACTATATACTCTGCAGCAATGGAGCTCCAACAGCACCAGCAAGAACAAGCAAGGAAGACTGTTGCCGATAAGTGGCTCAAGCCACATGGACCTCCTGTAGGCGCAACGTTTGGCGCAAGGGTTctcaaggatgaggatgatgtttTCAACCATAATGCTTGGTGGGTACATAACTGAGCTAAGTCCCAGGATAGCTAACAATAGGTAGGGACCATGTAACACTCCCAGAAGATTTTAAGGAAAGAGCAGAAAAGGTCATGGAGCTTCACCGATCAAGCCCTGTCGccgaagagaaaagaggtgATGCCGAATCCGTACAGCTAATGTTTCGATACTAATCTATTGTACGGTAGACGAGTACAATGATAAGCCTGCGCATTATTGGGACAAGTTTTACTCCCAGCACGAAGACGGATTCTTCAAGGACAGAGGATGGTTAAGATTGGAATTTCCGGAGCTTGTAGCCTGCAGCGAGGCGGATGTGAGTGGACTGTGGATGGAGGATTGTGATCTGCTATTAATCCGTAACCAAGGCTGGCCCAAAGACAGTCCTTGAAGTAGGATGTGTACGTTCTTTTCATTTTGGATCTACCCGCTTTTTCAATTGACAGTTCGATGTAGGGCGCAGGAAATACCGTGTTCCCCCTCTTGATGCGAAACGAAAACCCCGAGTTGAACGTTTATGCCACCGACTATTCTGCGACAGCCGTCAAAGTCGTCAAGGTCAGTCCATATGCTTATTACAAGGAGCTACAGTTGGGGAAGCCGATTAACAAGTCCTGTAGGCCAACAAAATGTACCCTAAAGCCGAACACGGGCTTGGTACCATGCATGCCTCCGTCTGGGACATCACTTCcacacctcctccccctttagtatcatcttcatcaacatccaCATCGCCAGAAGATCAACTATCTTCATTGTCAATCGAGGAACAGCCAACCTACTCTCTTCCTGAAGGTATCACCCCCGGCTCTGTCGACGTGATTTCCGTCATCTTTGTTCTCTctgctcttcatcctcgcgAATGGAAGCAGGCTATACATAACCTCTATACTGTACGTCACTAACTCtagttttttttttacgaTGTTAATCCTGACAACAATCTTTTAGGCTCTCAAACCGGGTGGTCTCCTTCTCATTCGAGATTATGGGCGGCACGATCTCGCCCAATTACGTATCAAGAAGAACCGTCTCCTCGACCCCGAGACACCTAACCTCTACATCCGAGGCGATGGTACAAGGGTCTACTTTtttgaaaaggaagaattggaAGGAATGGTGTTGCAGCCgcctgaaggaagagtggagGGCAGGGCGAAGAATATGTTTGAGATTCAGCAATTGGGAGAGGATAGGCGATTGGTAAGTGTTTTGCTGAACGCGAGGTGCGTGTCGAGGTCGATACTAATAAATTCATACAGCTGGTCAACCGTAAAGAGCGATTGACCATGTACAGGATTTGGATGCAGGTCAAGGCGAAAAAGCTGACCTGATGTCAGTCAATAATAACATCATAGGGGTTTTGGATAGAACA
This region of Cryptococcus neoformans var. neoformans B-3501A chromosome 10, whole genome shotgun sequence genomic DNA includes:
- a CDS encoding hypothetical protein (HMMPfam hit to FYVE, FYVE zinc finger, score: 45.6, E(): 1.4e-10); amino-acid sequence: MYLSPAGKKQSACHDGEEFHPSTIYISSFSLSRPRSHEKPTMTTPPQQPELPGRRFGSFGGSRPSAPPQRPSSSASNTSTSPVPTPSPNLMPPPPQRTRSASSTSSNQANNAAAFDITQAADKAHQWLSNWAPRGEGRGREFLINGLNGVASVASTVSSGLNARHEKDRDAHRSLSFLGPSTSSSVSPATSPEGRFHVSTSPPGPTHTQSTPQFGVTQQESLVSNGSRKILPPANLARLGHSATTNSTPTISSGPSAVHQQRPATLHSGSTTSLPSANHRSSIHGPSHLGPNSPTHRRTSSSHSNHRPFTFANGSHGMSRKSSSMSKSSSMTGISAGPYMRNAGIPYKVGFQPQGVRRDRTEEYMEARRAVEADREIEEGRLSRRWAKLVDLHFNPTVSQPAAPTLARSSSSNFSLSSLGQDRRRSLLSIEGALDAMKPKDIFKGFKAGSGPGGDEGRKRAAEQAIVKWEDDSEVRKCRICASSFSLSNRKHHCRLCGRIVCSLPPTPPALLAVQIQLFAPADPSATSTQTQAGLPSGTRREKCSLLLVADWKTGRGEEVEEGFVGWMRMEDGEGSGEGQAIQRRRRSQPEDRIGAVNSDDASTRNIPLPQQPKEVQVKGMRVCRECWAVVSRKQKMQDRQRVTGFARLYQALRTLQIEIENLTADFEEQLSELVSSADPIEPPDELLILHRQLIALFTQYEQLSKRINGLPCQENGSQASVQSAIARSAAVFMTKEMVKLQAIQSLQKRSAEAKKKGLVISETTLGQLEKEGMASDAGSDVVEDVAIMLQPLLEQEAQLESYIADATAQRKYEDGKALQSALKEIRAEIERITEKVSG
- a CDS encoding hypothetical protein (Match to ESTs gb|CF188728.1|CF188728, gb|CF190191.1|CF190191; HMMPfam hit to Iso_dh, Isocitrate/isopropylmalate dehydrogenase, score: 318.7, E(): 8.4e-93), producing MLANSIRSSVAGSLRNASAKRVPVARTMATLVDEKRLPSKFGGKYTVTLIPGDGIGQEVADSVKEVFDALKVPVQWEQYNVSGETTGGEALFQEAMDSLKRNKVGLKGILYTPVDQSGHNSWNVAMRQQLDIYASVVVCKSLPGLATRHSNVDFAIIRENTEGEYSGLEHQSFPGVVESLKVSTRAKAERIARFAFDFALKNNRKKVTCVHKANIMKLGDGLFLNTCKRVAEQEYGHTGIKFESMIVDNTAMQLVSKPQQFDVMVMPNLYGAISTNIGSALVGGPGITPGCNFGREYALFEPGCRHVGKDIMGTNKANPIALMLSATMMLRHLGLESQANLIAGATYDLVKEGKIRTADIGGNATTTDVTKALINRLL